The Accipiter gentilis chromosome 9, bAccGen1.1, whole genome shotgun sequence genome includes a region encoding these proteins:
- the MCOLN1 gene encoding mucolipin-1 isoform X1 — protein sequence MAAPSETERLLGRGPGYGTTESPAVAEEEELRRRLKYFFMSPCDKYRARGRRPVKLGLQLAKILLVTVQLILFGLSNQMVVTFKEENTIAFKHLFLKDYVDGADDTYAVYTQRDLYDRMFYAMEKYLAIPNETVGRYAYVRGESGGNQSALMLCQQYYRKGRIDPANDTFNIDPKIVTDCLGVDPEDPQPLPPELDRSYKNFTLKFHKLINVTIQFKLKAINIQTIINNEIPDCYTFTITITFDNKAHSGRVKIRLDNRADIKECKDPSVFGRGDNSFRLFFDVVVILVCSLSFILCARSIIRGVMLQHEFSQFFQRRYNQSVCLSDRMEFLNGWYILLVISDILTVLGTIMKIGIESKNFASYDVCSILLGTSTLLVWVGVIRYLTFFQKYNILIVTLRVALPNVIRFCCCVAVIYLGYCFCGWIVLGPYHVKFRSLSMVSECLFSLINGDDMFVTFAEMQQNSYLVWLFSQIYLYTFISLFIYMVLSLFIALITGSYETIKHQCEGETPVSQLHAYIAQCKDSPKSGKYRRDSTSSCSVFCCCERAPLQDNALLVN from the exons ATGGCGGCCCCGTCCG AAACGGAGCGGCTGCTAGGCCGCGGCCCCGGCTACGGCACGACGGAATCCCCGGCGGTGGCGGAGGAAGAAGAGCTCCGGCGCCGCCTCAAGTATTTCTTCATGAGTCCCTGCGATAAGTAccgggcccgggggcggcggcccgTTAAGTTGGGGCTGCAGCTGGCCAAGATCCTCCTTGTCACCGtccag CTCATCCTCTTCGGGCTCAGCAACCAGATGGTGGTGACATTCAAGGAGGAGAACACCATCGCCTTCAAACACCTCTTCCTGAAGGACTACGTGGACGGGGCAGATGACACCTACGCTGTCTACACGCAACGCGACCTCTACGACCGCATGTTTTACGCCATGGAGAAG TATTTGGCCATTCCCAACGAGACCGTCGGCCGCTACGCCTATGTGCGGGGGGAAAGCGGAGGGAACCAGTCAGCCCTTATGCTGTGCCAGCAATATTACCGTAAAGGGCGCATCGATCCAGCCAACGACACCTTCAACATCGACCCCAAGATTGTCACAG actgCCTGGGAGTGGACCCCGAGGACCCACAGCCTCTTCCCCCAGAGCTGGACCGCAGCTACAAGAACTTCACCCTCAAATTTCACAA ACTCATCAATGTCACCATCCAGTTCAAGCTGAAAGCCATCAACATCCAAACCATCATCAACAACGAAATCCCTGACTGTTACACCTTCACCATCACC ATCACATTTGACAACAAGGCACACAGTGGCCGGGTGAAAATCCGCCTCGACAACCGGGCTGACATCAAGGAGTGCAAAGATCCCAGCGTCTTTGGCCGAG GTGACAACTCCTTCCGGCTGTTCTTTGACGTCGTTGTCATCCTCGTCTGCTCGCTCTCCTTCATCCTCTGTGCTCGCTCCATTATCCGGGGTGTCATGTTGCAGCAC GAGTTCAGCCAGTTCTTCCAGCGCCGTTACAACCAGAGTGTGTGCCTGTCGGACCGCATGGAGTTCCTCAATGGCTGGTACATCCTCCTGGTGATCAGCGACATCCTCACCGTGCTGGGAACCATCATGAAGATTGGCATTGAGTCCAAG AACTTTGCCAGCTACGACGTTTGCAGCATCCTCCTGGGCACCTCCACGCTGCTGGTTTGGGTCGGGGTCATTCGCTATCTTACTTTCTTCCAGAAGTACAAC ATCCTCATTGTCACGCTCCGGGTGGCCCTCCCCAACGTCATCCGCTTCTGCTGCTGCGTGGCCGTCATCTATCTGGGCTACTGCTTCTGTGGGTGGATCGTGTTGGGCCCGTACCACGTCAAG TTCCGATCCCTTTCCATGGTGTCTGAGTGCCTCTTCTCCCTCATCAACGGGGATGACATGTTCGTTACCTTCGCCGAGATGCAACAGAACAGTTACTTGGTGTGGCTCTTCAGTCAGATCTACCTGTACACCTTCATCAGCCTCTTCATCTACATGGTCCTCAGCCTCTTCATTGCTCTCATCACTGGTTCCTACGAGACCATCAAG CACCAGTGCGAGGGCGAAACTCCCGTCTCCCAGCTCCATGCTTACATTGCCCAGTGCAAGGACAGCCCCAAATCGGGCAAGTACCGTCGCGACAGCACCTCATCCTGCTCCGTCTTCTGCTGCTGTGAACG GGCTCCTCTGCAAGACAACGCGCTGCTGGTGAATTAA
- the MCOLN1 gene encoding mucolipin-1 isoform X2: MGTSEGTPSLILFGLSNQMVVTFKEENTIAFKHLFLKDYVDGADDTYAVYTQRDLYDRMFYAMEKYLAIPNETVGRYAYVRGESGGNQSALMLCQQYYRKGRIDPANDTFNIDPKIVTDCLGVDPEDPQPLPPELDRSYKNFTLKFHKLINVTIQFKLKAINIQTIINNEIPDCYTFTITITFDNKAHSGRVKIRLDNRADIKECKDPSVFGRGDNSFRLFFDVVVILVCSLSFILCARSIIRGVMLQHEFSQFFQRRYNQSVCLSDRMEFLNGWYILLVISDILTVLGTIMKIGIESKNFASYDVCSILLGTSTLLVWVGVIRYLTFFQKYNILIVTLRVALPNVIRFCCCVAVIYLGYCFCGWIVLGPYHVKFRSLSMVSECLFSLINGDDMFVTFAEMQQNSYLVWLFSQIYLYTFISLFIYMVLSLFIALITGSYETIKHQCEGETPVSQLHAYIAQCKDSPKSGKYRRDSTSSCSVFCCCERAPLQDNALLVN; encoded by the exons ATGGGGACATCGGAAGGGACACCCTCA CTCATCCTCTTCGGGCTCAGCAACCAGATGGTGGTGACATTCAAGGAGGAGAACACCATCGCCTTCAAACACCTCTTCCTGAAGGACTACGTGGACGGGGCAGATGACACCTACGCTGTCTACACGCAACGCGACCTCTACGACCGCATGTTTTACGCCATGGAGAAG TATTTGGCCATTCCCAACGAGACCGTCGGCCGCTACGCCTATGTGCGGGGGGAAAGCGGAGGGAACCAGTCAGCCCTTATGCTGTGCCAGCAATATTACCGTAAAGGGCGCATCGATCCAGCCAACGACACCTTCAACATCGACCCCAAGATTGTCACAG actgCCTGGGAGTGGACCCCGAGGACCCACAGCCTCTTCCCCCAGAGCTGGACCGCAGCTACAAGAACTTCACCCTCAAATTTCACAA ACTCATCAATGTCACCATCCAGTTCAAGCTGAAAGCCATCAACATCCAAACCATCATCAACAACGAAATCCCTGACTGTTACACCTTCACCATCACC ATCACATTTGACAACAAGGCACACAGTGGCCGGGTGAAAATCCGCCTCGACAACCGGGCTGACATCAAGGAGTGCAAAGATCCCAGCGTCTTTGGCCGAG GTGACAACTCCTTCCGGCTGTTCTTTGACGTCGTTGTCATCCTCGTCTGCTCGCTCTCCTTCATCCTCTGTGCTCGCTCCATTATCCGGGGTGTCATGTTGCAGCAC GAGTTCAGCCAGTTCTTCCAGCGCCGTTACAACCAGAGTGTGTGCCTGTCGGACCGCATGGAGTTCCTCAATGGCTGGTACATCCTCCTGGTGATCAGCGACATCCTCACCGTGCTGGGAACCATCATGAAGATTGGCATTGAGTCCAAG AACTTTGCCAGCTACGACGTTTGCAGCATCCTCCTGGGCACCTCCACGCTGCTGGTTTGGGTCGGGGTCATTCGCTATCTTACTTTCTTCCAGAAGTACAAC ATCCTCATTGTCACGCTCCGGGTGGCCCTCCCCAACGTCATCCGCTTCTGCTGCTGCGTGGCCGTCATCTATCTGGGCTACTGCTTCTGTGGGTGGATCGTGTTGGGCCCGTACCACGTCAAG TTCCGATCCCTTTCCATGGTGTCTGAGTGCCTCTTCTCCCTCATCAACGGGGATGACATGTTCGTTACCTTCGCCGAGATGCAACAGAACAGTTACTTGGTGTGGCTCTTCAGTCAGATCTACCTGTACACCTTCATCAGCCTCTTCATCTACATGGTCCTCAGCCTCTTCATTGCTCTCATCACTGGTTCCTACGAGACCATCAAG CACCAGTGCGAGGGCGAAACTCCCGTCTCCCAGCTCCATGCTTACATTGCCCAGTGCAAGGACAGCCCCAAATCGGGCAAGTACCGTCGCGACAGCACCTCATCCTGCTCCGTCTTCTGCTGCTGTGAACG GGCTCCTCTGCAAGACAACGCGCTGCTGGTGAATTAA
- the MCOLN1 gene encoding mucolipin-1 isoform X3, which produces MVVTFKEENTIAFKHLFLKDYVDGADDTYAVYTQRDLYDRMFYAMEKYLAIPNETVGRYAYVRGESGGNQSALMLCQQYYRKGRIDPANDTFNIDPKIVTDCLGVDPEDPQPLPPELDRSYKNFTLKFHKLINVTIQFKLKAINIQTIINNEIPDCYTFTITITFDNKAHSGRVKIRLDNRADIKECKDPSVFGRGDNSFRLFFDVVVILVCSLSFILCARSIIRGVMLQHEFSQFFQRRYNQSVCLSDRMEFLNGWYILLVISDILTVLGTIMKIGIESKNFASYDVCSILLGTSTLLVWVGVIRYLTFFQKYNILIVTLRVALPNVIRFCCCVAVIYLGYCFCGWIVLGPYHVKFRSLSMVSECLFSLINGDDMFVTFAEMQQNSYLVWLFSQIYLYTFISLFIYMVLSLFIALITGSYETIKHQCEGETPVSQLHAYIAQCKDSPKSGKYRRDSTSSCSVFCCCERAPLQDNALLVN; this is translated from the exons ATGGTGGTGACATTCAAGGAGGAGAACACCATCGCCTTCAAACACCTCTTCCTGAAGGACTACGTGGACGGGGCAGATGACACCTACGCTGTCTACACGCAACGCGACCTCTACGACCGCATGTTTTACGCCATGGAGAAG TATTTGGCCATTCCCAACGAGACCGTCGGCCGCTACGCCTATGTGCGGGGGGAAAGCGGAGGGAACCAGTCAGCCCTTATGCTGTGCCAGCAATATTACCGTAAAGGGCGCATCGATCCAGCCAACGACACCTTCAACATCGACCCCAAGATTGTCACAG actgCCTGGGAGTGGACCCCGAGGACCCACAGCCTCTTCCCCCAGAGCTGGACCGCAGCTACAAGAACTTCACCCTCAAATTTCACAA ACTCATCAATGTCACCATCCAGTTCAAGCTGAAAGCCATCAACATCCAAACCATCATCAACAACGAAATCCCTGACTGTTACACCTTCACCATCACC ATCACATTTGACAACAAGGCACACAGTGGCCGGGTGAAAATCCGCCTCGACAACCGGGCTGACATCAAGGAGTGCAAAGATCCCAGCGTCTTTGGCCGAG GTGACAACTCCTTCCGGCTGTTCTTTGACGTCGTTGTCATCCTCGTCTGCTCGCTCTCCTTCATCCTCTGTGCTCGCTCCATTATCCGGGGTGTCATGTTGCAGCAC GAGTTCAGCCAGTTCTTCCAGCGCCGTTACAACCAGAGTGTGTGCCTGTCGGACCGCATGGAGTTCCTCAATGGCTGGTACATCCTCCTGGTGATCAGCGACATCCTCACCGTGCTGGGAACCATCATGAAGATTGGCATTGAGTCCAAG AACTTTGCCAGCTACGACGTTTGCAGCATCCTCCTGGGCACCTCCACGCTGCTGGTTTGGGTCGGGGTCATTCGCTATCTTACTTTCTTCCAGAAGTACAAC ATCCTCATTGTCACGCTCCGGGTGGCCCTCCCCAACGTCATCCGCTTCTGCTGCTGCGTGGCCGTCATCTATCTGGGCTACTGCTTCTGTGGGTGGATCGTGTTGGGCCCGTACCACGTCAAG TTCCGATCCCTTTCCATGGTGTCTGAGTGCCTCTTCTCCCTCATCAACGGGGATGACATGTTCGTTACCTTCGCCGAGATGCAACAGAACAGTTACTTGGTGTGGCTCTTCAGTCAGATCTACCTGTACACCTTCATCAGCCTCTTCATCTACATGGTCCTCAGCCTCTTCATTGCTCTCATCACTGGTTCCTACGAGACCATCAAG CACCAGTGCGAGGGCGAAACTCCCGTCTCCCAGCTCCATGCTTACATTGCCCAGTGCAAGGACAGCCCCAAATCGGGCAAGTACCGTCGCGACAGCACCTCATCCTGCTCCGTCTTCTGCTGCTGTGAACG GGCTCCTCTGCAAGACAACGCGCTGCTGGTGAATTAA